The genome window AGACCAGAAAGTACCAAATGCTGTCCAGTTCCTGGAGCTGCGTCCGTAAGCCACCATGGGGCCTGCTTCCCACCACAGCCCACGGTGGTGGGTGGGAATGCACCTACCCGGTGAGGCGGGCTGACGCAGCCATGCGGTGTGGCCAGCACCATGTGCCTCTGTGGCTCCTTGGTCTCTGGCTTATTTGTAGCTCCTGGGATACAGAATACTGACCCCCAGGGTCTGCACCAGGCTCTGCAGTCACCCCCAGAGTCTGTGGAAACTGAATGTCatgtttaaaattgttttttgcaTCCAAAACAAAAAGGGGATAAGCTGTGGGCAGAGTGGCCTTTGCCTGGGAGCAGCTGGCACTGAAGGCCTGGGTCTGACACCAGCTCAGcacagaggctgggagggatCCGCAGGCCCTGGGAGCAGAGTCATGGTTCCATTCTCTTGCTTGGGTGAGGCGTGGCTGGCTGGGGGGTGCACCCCCCCATAGGGGGAGGGGGCCAATGCTGGGGACAGGGGCTGCTCCCCTGAGCTGAGCTCCCGCTCAGGAGCCCGCACCGTCGGTGGCTGCAGTGGCAGAGCCACGGGGAAGCTGGCCATGTAGAAGACGCGGCCCAGGCGCTTGGCCACCTGTGGAGAGACAGCCCAATGGGGCCTGTGAGGCTGCTGGTGTGCAGCCACACACAGAACCGCCCTGCTGCCCCTCGGCTGTCTGGAGACCACTGCCCCTTTCAGGTGCTCACCTGGGCCCGGATCTTGAGAGCAGGCCCCAGCTTCAGCCCCATAGTGGTCAGGAGGTGTTCTTCTGTCAGCAGGGGCAGGGTCTCCCCGTCAATCCCCTGTTCTCTGAaaacctggggtgggggggtgggcagggggcggTATCAGGGCCTGAGTGCTGGGGCTGTGTGTCCCAGGGTGGCCTCGGCCCTCCAGAGAAAGCAGAGCCAAGAGACCCTGGTGGTGCAACTTGGGGAAAatgtcagaagaaagaaaactcctCTGTTGAGCATGTGCCCATGCTGGAGGCAGAAGCACTGACAAGGCGGGCAGGAGCATTCAGCAGGACCTCCCTCCCCCAGTCTTTGAGAAGTCTGGAGTGGGCAGCACAGTACGGGAAAGGGGGGGCTCAGAACCATCCTGGGCAGGTGCCCCCTCACCGGTGCGTATTCTCCACAGCCAGACAGGCCCCCCACAAAGCTGCAGACGTCGTCCACTGTCCACTTGCTGACGTCCTCAGGGGCTGTGGCCTCCTCCCCATCCATGAAGAGGCCCCCCATGGTGCCTGAGTTGGGGAGGAGGGTGTTAACAGGACTCCGGCCAGCTCTTTTCTATGACCCCAACCCTGTCTGCTGACCTTTGCTCACCCTAATTATTCAGAAATGTTGGATTGATGACTGAAAGGAACTTTTCCCCCCATGACCTCCCTGAGACCCTGGGTGGGACGTAGGGGGACTGGGTCTCCTTCCACCCCATGGAAAGATATGAAGGCATGgggcagggcggggtgggggtgggtgcccACCTGTGTGGAAGAAGGGGCTGACAGTGTAGGGTAAGCCCAGGGGCAGTGGAGGGGGCAGCATGGACCCTGAGTGAAGACCCTTCCCCTCAGAGCTGGCCCCTCCAGGTAGGGCTTGGCCTGGGTGGGGGGCTTGGCCTCCAGCAGCCACCATCTCGGAGTCCTCGCCGTCTGAGTCCTTGGGGGGTTCATCTTCAGAACCGTCTGGTGCCCAGAGTCCAGCCCCCGTTGTCTCCTTGGACTCACTGGGCCGGcctgaggcagggctggggcccGCTTTCCGAGGAGCTCGGCGGGCAGGCTCtcggggtggggtagggggccCGGGGCCCGGCGGGCCCTGGGGAGGCAGGGCCAGCAGCGGCGCGGAGCTGTGTCTCAGCACCAGCATGGCCCCGCGCCGCTGCAGCTCCTCGGCACCGTCCGGCGGGCGCAGGGCGGCCTCGGGCGCTAGCAGTTGCGGCCGGTGCGCGCTCTCCAGCTCCTTCTGGCGCAAGAGCTCTGCTGACATCTCCAGCCTGGCGGTGGGGACAGCCCGCAGGGGGTCAGGCAGCTAGGCCGAGCCGCTTCCGCCCCGCGCCCGCcggcccccctcccgcccccctgTCAAAGCACATACCGGGCTAGATTCTGCTTCCGCAGGAGCTCCTGCTGCCGGGCGAACATCTCCGCCTGGGCAGGGGGCAGGAAGCCGTAACCTGGGGGGAAGGGGACAGACCACGAGGCCGGGTGGCCGAGTGGTCCAGGGCCAGCCAAGCCCGCCCTGGTCTGTCCTTGGCTTCAACAAGGGCAGGGGTGGGTTCGCCCGGAGCACTGATGGAGACCGGTTCGGTAACAGACATACCCGATGGCCCCGCACCAACAGCCCCTCCCCGCTCCCGGGGAACAGAATCGCACACCCGCCCACTGCTCACCTGGGGTCTGGCACAGGGCTGAGGGCACACCCAAAAAGGGGGGCCTGAGGTGGGGGCCCAGAGCGATGTGTGGGGCATTCTGGGGCGACAGCAAGGGGGGTGGTTGCGACAGCTCCCTGTGGGCGGCAAGGCGAAAGCTCCCTGTGGACTGCTGGGCCGCGCGCGCCGCAGGCTCGGGCCCCCTCCTTCCCGGAACTGCCGCCCCAGCCCCCGCGGCCCCCGCTCTGGCCGCCTCTGCTAATTGCCGGCCCCGCGGGCGGTCGATGTGCGCCCGCCGCGGCTCCGGTCGTCCCTGCCCCCCCTGGCGGCGCCAATTAATCTCGGCGGCGGCGCGGAGGCGCTGGCCCGGCGGGCGGCGGCGACTGTGGCGGTAATTACCGCGCGGGAGCCCCTGGCCCCACGGCCCTGGCCCCCCTTttaccgcccccgcccccgcccagcccAGCCAACCCTGTGCAGACCGGGCGCAATTAGCCATGGTCCGGGAGGCGGCGGCTGCTGCGAACACCGCCCGGGTGCAGGGGGGGTCTCCCGGAGGGAGGAGCGGGGAGCAGTCAAAGTCCTccagcccccgcccctgcccggaGTCTCCCGGCCCCTACAAGCCTGGGGGGCTCTTCCGTGCAGCCAGCAGCTCCAGTGTCTGAGTCGGTGCTGCTCCGGGGTTCTCCCCTTCCTCAGCCCTCCCCCGACCTCGACCTCGGGGCTGCCAGACCTCGTGCTGCTCCCCCTCACCTCCCTGTTGGGGAAGCAAAGCCCTCAGCTGTCCCAGGGGCTCCTGGATTCACCCCCACAGCTGCTCCACAGAAAGACACCCCACCCAGAGGGGCGGGCATCCCCAGTCTACCCCACGAATGTTCCCCTGGGCCTCTGCCCGGCTCGGGGGCCATTACGTTGCTGCTGCAGAGCAGGCCGCCAACTTAGGCCCGAGCACAGCGCCAGGTCCACTGAGGACTCTATGGCTGTGCGGTTGGGATGGGGAGATGCCGGCTGTGGACTTGACCTGCAGACACCAGCTGATGGGTCTGCCACCTGCAGCTCTTTAGCCCAGCAGCCAGCACAGGAAATGTAGGGGCCTCTCTGAGATGCAGGCACCCTGATACCTCTCTGAGAAGGACGGGGCGCCAGCTGGGCCGGTGCCATCTCTGTGCTGAGCCAGGCTCTGCTTCCGACGCTGACCTGCTGTGGATGAGGGCAGGTGGACCTCCAGGCCACTGGGGCTCCTCGAAGCTGCTGCTGCCACCTCCTGTCGGACCCTCAGGAGATCTGGGGAGGGTAGGCACCAGCAGTGACCCAGAGGCCAgcccccaccaggctctcctgttccTCACCCTGTTCAGCACAGGACATTGGCCAAGGATGCACACTGGGAGCATATTCTCCCAGATCCTGCTGGTTGGTCACCGGGACAGAAAGATGAGCAGAAGGCCACAGGGCAGGGCAGACACCAGACATCCCTAGGCAAGGTGCCTGACTGCACCGACTGGTCTTGGGAGGGGGGCCAAGTGAGCATTTATAAGGGATGTGGAGATGTTAGGAACCAGAACGTGGATgggatggagaaagggaaaggcctggacagggaaggctggtggttCAGGAACCTTGACTTCGACAAGAACTGACACTGCCAAGAGCCAGACTGCAGGGTCCGTGAGGGGAGGGGTCACGCAAAGGCTAGAGTATGAGGGCAGCGGGGCTGGAGTCCAGGAGCTGGGGCAGGTCTCCAGCCCTCTCCTAGGTAACACCTGGGCTCACTGCTTAGTTTAAGCACTCTgctctccacccccagccctctgTCCAGCTCAGGCCCGGACTTCAGAGTTCCCCGCCCCCCCGCAGCCCCCCACTGTGCCGGCTCCGCTGCCACCGCCTGTTTATAAATTAATTACCCGAAAAGCGGAGGTGGGTCCTGCCCCGGGCTGGGTGCCAGCCCGCAGAGCCCAGCCGGCGCGGCCGCCCGCATCGATCTCGGCAGGGCCCTgcgcccccgcccgcccgcggCCTCGGTTATTTACCGTCGGCTCCCGGCGGGGGCGGCAGGCGGAGGCCTGATTGACAGCCCGGCTCCGCGCCGCTCCTGGCGGCCGGCGCCCCTCCCCCGCACAGCCAGCGGAGCCGGCCCCAGGCAGGGCAGGGAAAGCAATTaaaaaggaagatttttaaattattaacattTGGTGAATTATTCAGGCTCTCGgtgc of Capricornis sumatraensis isolate serow.1 chromosome 14, serow.2, whole genome shotgun sequence contains these proteins:
- the SAMD11 gene encoding sterile alpha motif domain-containing protein 11 isoform X1; translation: MPAVKKELPGREDLALALATFHPTLAALPLPPLPGYLAPLPAAAALPPAASLPAATAGYEALLAPPLRAPRAYLSLHEAAPHLHLPRDPLALERFSATAAAAPDFQPLLDNGEPCIEVECGANRALLYVRKLCQGSKGPSIRHRGEWLTPNEFQFVSGRETAKDWKRSIRHKGKSLKTLMSKGILQVHPPICDCPGCRISSPVNRGRLADKRTVALPPARILKKELTPSFSASDGDSDGSGPACGQRLGLKQEDEPHVHIMKRRVHTHWDVNISFRETSCSQDSDLPTLISSVHRSRHLVMPEHQSRCEFQRGSVEIGLGAAGDLLGKRLGRSPHISSDCPLEKKARSKSPQETLLLPELGPSMAPEDHYRRLVSALSEASTFEDPQRLYHLGLPSHDLLRVRQEVAAAASRSPSGLEVHLPSSTAGQRRKQSLAQHRDGTGPAGAPSFSERELSQPPPLLSPQNAPHIALGPHLRPPFLGVPSALCQTPGYGFLPPAQAEMFARQQELLRKQNLARLEMSAELLRQKELESAHRPQLLAPEAALRPPDGAEELQRRGAMLVLRHSSAPLLALPPQGPPGPGPPTPPREPARRAPRKAGPSPASGRPSESKETTGAGLWAPDGSEDEPPKDSDGEDSEMVAAGGQAPHPGQALPGGASSEGKGLHSGSMLPPPLPLGLPYTVSPFFHTGTMGGLFMDGEEATAPEDVSKWTVDDVCSFVGGLSGCGEYAPVFREQGIDGETLPLLTEEHLLTTMGLKLGPALKIRAQVAKRLGRVFYMASFPVALPLQPPTVRAPERELSSGEQPLSPALAPSPYGGVHPPASHASPKQENGTMTLLPGPADPSQPLC
- the SAMD11 gene encoding sterile alpha motif domain-containing protein 11 isoform X2 — its product is MSKGILQVHPPICDCPGCRISSPVNRGRLADKRTVALPPARILKKELTPSFSASDGDSDGSGPACGQRLGLKQEDEPHVHIMKRRVHTHWDVNISFRETSCSQDSDLPTLISSVHRSRHLVMPEHQSRCEFQRGSVEIGLGAAGDLLGKRLGRSPHISSDCPLEKKARSKSPQETLLLPELGPSMAPEDHYRRLVSALSEASTFEDPQRLYHLGLPSHGEPGGGWPLGHCWCLPSPDLLRVRQEVAAAASRSPSGLEVHLPSSTAGQRRKQSLAQHRDGTGPAGAPSFSERELSQPPPLLSPQNAPHIALGPHLRPPFLGVPSALCQTPGYGFLPPAQAEMFARQQELLRKQNLARLEMSAELLRQKELESAHRPQLLAPEAALRPPDGAEELQRRGAMLVLRHSSAPLLALPPQGPPGPGPPTPPREPARRAPRKAGPSPASGRPSESKETTGAGLWAPDGSEDEPPKDSDGEDSEMVAAGGQAPHPGQALPGGASSEGKGLHSGSMLPPPLPLGLPYTVSPFFHTGTMGGLFMDGEEATAPEDVSKWTVDDVCSFVGGLSGCGEYAPVFREQGIDGETLPLLTEEHLLTTMGLKLGPALKIRAQVAKRLGRVFYMASFPVALPLQPPTVRAPERELSSGEQPLSPALAPSPYGGVHPPASHASPKQENGTMTLLPGPADPSQPLC